One window from the genome of Apus apus isolate bApuApu2 chromosome 12, bApuApu2.pri.cur, whole genome shotgun sequence encodes:
- the LOC127389600 gene encoding protein EOLA1-like — MLTFGCLSFRQPYAGLVLNKVKTVETRWTPLLAGYKNCTVALHIAVKDWEDESWRAILLDRLGMTPTQVQDLLDKGEKFGRGVIAGLIDIGETSLYTETLPPEKILELENKAVLSNLEEKYLTVVSNPRWLLEPIPTRGRRGVWQVNIPEELIPLEVSMPSGMLEEARQLSDVLTWKLMGLGLLELARLSSSSAAWDCRSLWASLLCWCRITGEAMDQWFCVFPEAILQLLDQGLLVQPVAAQPTHGRTFY; from the exons ATGCTGACGTTTGGTTGCCTTTCCTTCCGACAACCCTATGCAGGGTTAGTTTTAAACAAAGTCAAAACAGTAGAGACTCGCTGGACTCCTCTGCTAGCAGGCTACAAGAACTGCACCGTTGCTCTCCATATAGCTGTTAAGGACTGGGAAGATGAATCCTGGAGAGCAATTCTTTTGGATAGGCTTGGTATGACACCAACACAAGTGCAAGATTTGTTGGATAAAGGCGAAAAGTTTGGCAGAGGAGTTATTGCAG GATTAATTGACATTGGAGAGACATCACTATACACAGAAACCTTACCTCCTGAAAAGATTCTggagctggaaaacaaagctgtCCTCAGTAATCtagaagagaaatatttgaCTGTTGTTTCAAATCCAAGGTGGCTCCTGGAACCAATTCCAACCAGAGGGAGAAGAGGTGTGTGGCAGGTGAACATCCCTGAAGAACTGATCCCTTTGGAAGT GTCAATGCCTTCAGGAATGCTGGAGGAGGCCAGGCAGTTGTCAGATGTCCTCACCTGGAAGCTgatggggctggggctgctggagctggccaGGCTGTCATCCTCCTCAGCAGCCTGGGACTGCAGAAGCCTCTGGGCCTCCTTGCTGTGCTGGTGCCGGATAACTGGTGAGGCCATGGACCAGTGGTTCTGTGTTTTCCCTGAGGCCATTCTGCAGCTGTTGGACCAAGGCCTCCTTGTCCAGCCCGTGGCAGCACAGCCCACGCACGGTCGCACCTTCTACTGA
- the TMEM185A gene encoding transmembrane protein 185A: MNLRGLFQDFNPSKFLIYACLLLFSVLLSLRLDDKIQWSYWAVFAPIWLWKLMVIVGASVGTGVWARNPQYRAEGETCVEFKAMLIAVGIHLLLLMFEVLVCDRIERGTHFWLLVFMPLFFVSPVSVAACVWGFRHDRSLELEILCSVNILQFIFIALRLDEIIRWPWLVVCVPLWILMSFLCLVVLYYIVWSVLFLRSMDVIAEQRRTHITMAVSWMTIVVPLLTFEILLVHRLDGHNSFSFIPIFVPLWLSLITLMATTFGQKGGNHWWFGIRKDFCQFLLEIFPFLREYGNISYDLHHEDNEEAEETPLPEPPKIAPMFRKKTGVVITQSPGKYVIPPPKLNIDMPD; the protein is encoded by the exons ATGAACCTGCGCGGCTTGTTCCAGGACTTCAACCCCAG CAAATTTCTGATTtatgcctgcctgctgcttttttctgtgttgctctCTCTGCGTTTGGATGACAAAATTCAATGGAGTTACTGGGCTGTGTTTGCTCCGATATGGCTCTGGAAGTTAATGGTGATTGTTGGTGCTTCAGTGGGAACAGGAGTATGGGCCCGAAACCCACAGTATCG AGCAGAAGGAGAAACCTGTGTGGAGTTCAAGGCTATGTTAATTGCTGTAGGCATCCACTTGCTACTGCTGATGTTCGAAGTTCTGGTGTGTGACAGGATCGAGAGAGGAACCCATTTCTGGCTGCTGGTCTTCATGCCATTGTTCTTTGTATCTCCAGTGTCAGTCGCAGCTTGTGTGTGGGGGTTCCGACATGACAGGTCTCTGGAG ctgGAAATCTTGTGTTCAGTCAATATTCTACAATTCATATTTATTGCACTCAGACTTGATGAGATCATCAGGTGGCCATGGCTT gttgTTTGTGTTCCACTGTGGATCTTGATGTCCTTTCTGTGTCTAGTGGTGCTCTATTACATTGTCTGGTCTGTTCTGTTCTTGCGCTCTATGGATGTGATTGCTGAGCAGAGGAGGACACACATAACAATGGCTGTCAGCTGGATGACCATTGTGGTTCCACTGCTGACATTTGAG ATCTTACTAGTACACAGATTGGACGGGCataattctttttcatttatacCCATATTTGTTCCTCTCTGGCTTTCACTGATAACTTTAATGGCAACAACATTTggacaaaaaggaggaaatcaCT ggtggTTTGGAATTCGTAAAGACTTTTGCCAGTTCCTGCTTGAAATTTTCCCATTCTTACGAgaatatggaaatatttcttaCGATCTTCATCATGAAGACAatgaggaagcagaagaaacaccACTGCCTGAACCACCAAAAATTGCACCAATGTTTCGAAAAAAGACTGGAGTGGTCATTACACAGAGTCCTGGAAAATATGTGATTCCACCTCCCAAGTTGAACATTGATATGCCAGATTAA